One Flavobacteriales bacterium genomic window, ATTTATCGGTAGGATAGTGGCGCCAATATTATTGAAGTTGTTGTTTAATAAAGCGCAGCAAAGATTTCAGGATCAAAACGTTAATCATTCTGATTCAGATCGAGAGAAAGGTGAGGTTCGAGTAGAAAGTAAAAGTTCGAAATCAGGTACTGAAAATAAATCGAATGTCGAGTATACAGACTTCGAAGAAGTGGATTAAGGGATACTAATAGATAATTCTTTCTATGAAGAAGCAGTTGTTCATTGTTGGTGCAGGTCGGTCTGGAACAACTCTACTGCAAAGTATTCTCGATTCACATTCGGAAGTTTCGTTTTCTCCTGAATCTCATTTCTTTAGAAATTATATTGTTCCACAATTGCTAAGTAAATCAACTAGTACTATTAGTAGTGCCCAAGATTTGGTTGACTTACTGAATAAAGATGAAGGATTTAAAAGGCTAGACATTGATGCAAAGGAATTGGCTTGGGGTATAGACTTTAGCTCCACTAACTTTTTCACAGATGTTTTTGACAAAATGAATGAAACGTACTTGAGAAAATCA contains:
- a CDS encoding DUF4834 domain-containing protein; translation: MGVIKTIFIIVLVYYGIRFIGRIVAPILLKLLFNKAQQRFQDQNVNHSDSDREKGEVRVESKSSKSGTENKSNVEYTDFEEVD